One Campylobacter magnus genomic window carries:
- the queC gene encoding 7-cyano-7-deazaguanine synthase QueC: protein MKALCVISGGMDSAVAAAIARREGYEILGLHFDYKQRTQSRERQCFYDICSDLGAKSFVFDASFIAGIGGSALTDLSLEVPKNRKELFEGAKKSEPPITYVPFRNGIFLSIAVALAQKEGCEAVFLGLVEEDGSGYPDCSADFLAKMTAAIQSGTGTKIKLLAPLIAKNKGQIVKIGTELGVDFSHTYSCYESDSKPCGACDSCKLRARGFEAAGIKDPVS, encoded by the coding sequence ATGAAAGCACTTTGTGTAATCAGCGGTGGCATGGATAGCGCAGTCGCTGCGGCTATTGCTAGGCGTGAGGGATATGAGATTTTGGGCTTACATTTTGACTATAAGCAGCGCACGCAGAGCCGTGAGAGGCAGTGTTTTTACGATATTTGTAGCGACCTTGGGGCAAAAAGCTTTGTTTTTGATGCTAGTTTTATTGCTGGCATCGGCGGTTCTGCGCTAACTGATCTTAGCCTTGAGGTGCCAAAAAACCGCAAAGAGCTATTTGAAGGGGCAAAAAAGAGTGAGCCGCCAATCACCTATGTGCCCTTTCGCAATGGCATTTTTCTTAGCATTGCTGTGGCTCTAGCTCAAAAAGAGGGCTGCGAGGCTGTATTTTTGGGGCTTGTAGAAGAAGACGGCTCTGGCTATCCTGATTGTTCGGCTGATTTTTTAGCCAAGATGACAGCCGCTATCCAAAGCGGCACGGGCACAAAAATTAAACTGCTCGCCCCGCTAATTGCCAAAAATAAAGGCCAAATTGTAAAAATCGGCACAGAACTTGGCGTGGATTTTAGCCACACTTACAGCTGCTATGAAAGCGATAGCAAGCCTTGCGGAGCTTGTGATAGCTGTAAGCTAAGGGCTAGAGGCTTTGAGGCAGCTGGCATAAAAGATCCAGTCTCATAA
- a CDS encoding phosphomannomutase/phosphoglucomutase: protein MIKDIFREYDIRGLVGKELNDASVKAIGKALGEQIKKRGAKRVSVGYDARTHAPMLFSALVSGLNAQGLELFDIGLAPTPVGYFSVFSGEFDANVMITGSHNPKEYNGFKITIGTDSFFGKDLEALGTVVESMLKADPSSANIPTDKRAQKFDILSKYEDFYTKNFSHLKGFALPFVCDFGNGAAGVAASRIIKALNLNAKMLYAEPDGNFPNHHPDPSIEANLADLKAELKASGAKIGFGFDGDGDRIAVLCGERSIKGDELAYLYALNMKNPRVLGEVKCSQNMYDEINKLGSAFMGKTGHSNIKKAMKELNIDMAAEVSGHIFFKERYFGFDDALYAMVRALELLYKGIDFESELDKLPKLYSTDEIKVEATESTKFAVIERIKAELKNADLPEILDIVDIDGLRVRFEAGWALVRASNTTPVLVTRFEASSKRDLADIQERFSKLIYKVKAEF, encoded by the coding sequence ATGATAAAAGATATTTTTAGAGAGTATGATATCAGGGGGCTTGTGGGCAAAGAGCTAAATGATGCGAGCGTAAAGGCTATCGGCAAAGCGCTTGGTGAGCAGATAAAAAAGCGTGGCGCAAAGCGTGTTAGCGTGGGCTATGATGCGCGCACTCACGCACCCATGCTTTTTAGCGCGCTAGTCTCAGGGCTAAATGCGCAGGGCTTGGAGCTTTTTGACATAGGGCTTGCGCCTACGCCGGTGGGGTATTTTAGCGTTTTTAGTGGCGAGTTTGATGCAAATGTAATGATCACAGGCTCTCACAACCCAAAAGAATACAACGGCTTTAAAATCACAATAGGCACAGATAGCTTTTTTGGCAAGGACTTAGAAGCACTTGGCACAGTAGTGGAGAGCATGCTAAAAGCAGATCCAAGCTCTGCTAATATTCCAACCGACAAAAGAGCCCAGAAATTTGATATTTTAAGCAAATACGAAGATTTTTATACCAAAAACTTCTCTCATCTAAAAGGCTTTGCGCTGCCTTTTGTGTGTGATTTTGGCAACGGTGCAGCTGGCGTGGCAGCAAGCCGCATCATAAAAGCACTAAATCTTAATGCAAAAATGCTCTACGCAGAACCTGATGGCAACTTTCCAAACCACCACCCTGACCCTAGCATAGAGGCAAATCTAGCTGATCTAAAAGCTGAGTTAAAAGCAAGTGGCGCAAAAATCGGCTTTGGCTTTGATGGTGATGGCGACCGTATCGCCGTGCTGTGCGGCGAGCGCTCTATCAAAGGCGACGAGCTAGCCTATCTGTATGCTCTAAATATGAAAAATCCACGCGTGCTTGGCGAGGTAAAATGCAGCCAAAACATGTATGATGAGATAAACAAGCTTGGCTCAGCCTTTATGGGCAAAACCGGTCATAGTAACATAAAAAAGGCGATGAAAGAGCTAAATATTGACATGGCAGCTGAGGTGAGCGGGCATATTTTCTTTAAAGAGCGATATTTTGGCTTTGATGATGCGCTATATGCGATGGTGCGGGCATTAGAGCTGCTTTATAAGGGCATTGATTTTGAGAGCGAGCTTGATAAACTGCCGAAGCTTTACTCAACCGATGAGATAAAAGTAGAAGCCACTGAAAGCACGAAATTTGCGGTAATTGAGCGAATTAAAGCTGAGCTTAAAAATGCTGATTTGCCTGAAATTTTAGACATTGTAGATATTGATGGGCTTAGAGTGCGCTTTGAGGCTGGCTGGGCGCTAGTGCGAGCGAGCAATACCACGCCTGTTTTGGTAACTCGCTTTGAGGCTAGCTCAAAGCGTGATTTGGCTGACATACAAGAGCGTTTTAGCAAACTAATTTACAAAGTAAAAGCGGAGTTTTAA
- a CDS encoding TIGR02757 family protein, which produces MNLKQLLDNEYKAFSNEQGLNLAADPLQIARTLKNPALMLACALFSYGNAKAIVKFLSSLNFDNLSANKGKIYRFQNSSDCDEIFKIILKLSEVDIEDIIINGAKQGKEFYIENGINALIKKIYELSSYRSAGLEFYFGKSFEKSPKSPLKRYNMWLRWLVRTSDIDLGLFRRISPRELILPLDTHTHKVSLALGLCKRSQYDFKAAKEITERLKEFDSDDPIKYDFALYRLGQSGKIKELLKK; this is translated from the coding sequence ATGAACTTAAAACAACTTTTAGATAACGAATACAAAGCTTTCTCAAATGAGCAGGGCTTAAACTTGGCTGCTGATCCGCTTCAAATTGCACGCACTCTAAAAAATCCAGCCCTTATGCTAGCCTGCGCTTTGTTTAGTTATGGCAATGCTAAGGCTATTGTGAAGTTTTTGTCCTCTTTAAATTTTGATAATCTTAGCGCAAATAAAGGCAAAATTTACAGATTTCAAAACAGCAGCGACTGCGATGAAATCTTTAAGATAATTTTAAAACTAAGCGAGGTAGACATTGAAGATATTATCATAAATGGCGCAAAACAAGGCAAGGAATTCTACATAGAAAATGGCATAAATGCGCTGATTAAAAAGATTTACGAGCTTAGTAGCTACCGCTCGGCTGGGCTTGAGTTTTACTTTGGTAAGAGCTTTGAGAAAAGCCCAAAAAGTCCGCTAAAACGCTACAATATGTGGCTTAGGTGGCTTGTGCGAACTAGCGATATTGATCTTGGGCTTTTTAGGCGCATTAGTCCAAGGGAGCTTATTTTGCCGCTTGATACGCACACGCACAAGGTCTCGCTTGCCCTTGGGCTTTGTAAGCGCTCTCAATACGACTTTAAAGCCGCCAAAGAAATCACAGAGCGTTTAAAAGAGTTTGATAGCGATGATCCTATAAAATACGATTTTGCCCTTTACCGCCTAGGTCAAAGTGGCAAGATAAAAGAACTTTTGAAAAAATAA
- the truD gene encoding tRNA pseudouridine(13) synthase TruD — MDILKYQNTELSSTFKPLSISTHSGINAHFSKNADDFVVRELPLYAPSKNGEHMMIHVQKKGLSTKEMLSAFSAFTGAKMRDIGYAGLKDKEGLTSQYITIPAKFCGKLSTFSHQNIKILSSELHANKLRVGHLRGNAFFIRLKKVSKTDALKLEQALANTLKNGVPNYFGYQRFGKFKDNAKSGFQLLSALKEGKKSRFNPKMSNFLISAFQSELFNRWLSLRVELSHYCASFSASELRDIFASFGLNESAQFFKELKSQEQFFKLFKGDALGHYPRGAVFGCDELEAELKAFCEHKKTAVGPLFGKKMFGAFGMAGAIENIIISPFSDTLGLMNGSRRPAIIWADNLSYKYDEQNAHFSLSFELIKGAYATNFLREVLGRDDIFNFFEED; from the coding sequence ATGGATATCTTAAAATACCAAAATACAGAGCTTTCAAGCACTTTTAAACCCCTTAGTATAAGCACGCACTCGGGCATAAACGCGCATTTTAGCAAAAATGCTGATGACTTTGTCGTGCGAGAACTGCCGCTTTATGCCCCAAGCAAAAATGGTGAACACATGATGATACATGTCCAAAAAAAAGGTCTTAGCACTAAAGAAATGCTTAGTGCTTTTAGCGCATTTACTGGCGCAAAAATGCGTGATATAGGATACGCAGGACTAAAAGACAAAGAGGGCTTAACAAGCCAATATATCACAATTCCAGCGAAGTTTTGCGGCAAACTAAGCACTTTTAGCCACCAAAATATCAAAATTTTAAGTAGCGAACTTCACGCAAATAAGCTTAGAGTGGGGCATTTAAGGGGCAATGCTTTTTTTATCCGCCTTAAAAAAGTAAGCAAAACCGATGCCTTAAAACTAGAACAGGCCCTTGCTAACACGCTAAAAAACGGAGTGCCAAATTATTTTGGCTACCAAAGATTTGGCAAGTTTAAAGATAATGCAAAAAGCGGCTTTCAGCTTTTAAGCGCTTTAAAAGAGGGCAAAAAATCACGCTTTAATCCAAAAATGAGTAATTTTTTAATCTCAGCCTTTCAAAGTGAGCTTTTTAATCGCTGGCTTAGCCTTAGAGTAGAGCTTAGCCACTACTGTGCTAGCTTTAGCGCAAGCGAGCTAAGAGATATTTTTGCTAGTTTTGGGCTAAATGAAAGTGCCCAGTTTTTTAAAGAACTCAAGTCGCAAGAGCAGTTTTTTAAGCTTTTTAAAGGTGACGCGCTGGGGCATTACCCAAGAGGCGCTGTCTTTGGCTGTGATGAGCTAGAAGCTGAGCTAAAAGCTTTTTGTGAGCATAAAAAGACAGCTGTGGGTCCACTTTTTGGCAAAAAGATGTTTGGGGCTTTTGGCATGGCTGGGGCTATAGAAAACATTATCATTTCGCCTTTTAGCGACACCTTAGGGCTGATGAATGGCTCTAGGCGTCCTGCTATTATCTGGGCGGATAATCTTAGCTATAAATACGACGAGCAAAATGCACATTTTAGCCTAAGTTTTGAGCTAATTAAAGGTGCGTATGCCACAAACTTTTTGCGTGAAGTGCTAGGACGAGATGATATATTTAACTTTTTTGAAGAGGATTAA
- a CDS encoding thiamine-phosphate kinase: MDKEARIISHFAHALNGDDGALLGDFVYSKDLFIENVHFKREWLNMEQIGAKAVLVNLSDAIAMNATPLFALLGLALPKELENDEINALCAGILSTCAKHGVSIIGGDTTSADKIIISLTIISKANKKTLFRKKAKNGDFIAFTGSLGLSLKGLKILQNGGKIARNSRFIKPSLRIEFMKKSAKILKSTMDISDGLANDLPKFLGKKGAKISAKLSKSQWLSGEEYELLVAFSPKNKARVQGFAKQTRTKLTIIGQVKNGYLKIPKYRAFKHF; this comes from the coding sequence ATGGATAAAGAAGCAAGGATAATTTCACATTTTGCTCACGCACTAAACGGCGATGATGGCGCACTTTTGGGGGATTTTGTTTATAGCAAAGACCTTTTTATAGAAAATGTCCACTTTAAGCGTGAGTGGCTAAATATGGAGCAAATCGGCGCAAAAGCCGTGCTAGTAAATCTAAGCGATGCTATTGCTATGAATGCTACGCCGCTTTTTGCCCTTTTGGGACTTGCTCTGCCAAAAGAGCTAGAAAATGATGAAATAAACGCACTTTGTGCTGGAATTTTAAGCACTTGCGCTAAGCATGGAGTAAGCATAATAGGCGGCGATACTACAAGTGCGGATAAAATCATAATTAGCCTTACAATCATATCAAAGGCAAATAAAAAAACTCTTTTTCGCAAAAAGGCTAAAAATGGCGATTTTATTGCTTTTACAGGCTCTTTGGGGCTGTCTTTAAAAGGGCTAAAAATTCTACAAAACGGCGGTAAAATTGCTAGGAATTCTAGATTTATAAAGCCAAGTTTAAGAATAGAGTTTATGAAAAAATCAGCCAAAATTCTAAAAAGCACGATGGATATCAGCGATGGACTAGCAAATGATTTGCCAAAGTTTTTGGGCAAAAAGGGCGCAAAAATAAGCGCAAAACTTAGCAAAAGCCAGTGGCTAAGTGGTGAAGAATACGAGCTTTTAGTAGCTTTTAGCCCCAAAAATAAAGCAAGAGTGCAAGGTTTTGCAAAGCAAACTCGCACAAAACTAACTATAATAGGACAAGTAAAAAATGGATATCTTAAAATACCAAAATACAGAGCTTTCAAGCACTTTTAA
- a CDS encoding aminotransferase class I/II-fold pyridoxal phosphate-dependent enzyme yields the protein MDILKELKTIKENNNHRSLKTARINGANIEIEGKKAVNLASNDYLGIASDESLRQSFLEQIAYKNIFFGAGASRLIYSAGDEYESLESWFNERFANKKALIFNSGYSANFTFISCFGGADTLFLADKLVHASMIDALKSANFKRFKHNDANDLARLLEQNKDKYKQIIVLCESLYSMDGDYAPLIQFRKLCDSFGALLYVDEAHSFFALNELGECEASGVRADFMLFTLSKAVGGYGAVLLADEMTRDFLINKARALIYSTAIAPVNAAWANFVLNTDFSSRRENLRKNIEFLALSRSQIAPFICKSSAIALNLSKRLLECGYFIPALRPPTVKEPRLRISLRADIETCKLVKLKEILNEI from the coding sequence ATGGATATTTTAAAAGAGCTTAAAACAATCAAAGAAAATAATAACCACAGAAGCCTAAAAACAGCACGCATAAATGGCGCAAATATTGAAATAGAAGGTAAAAAAGCAGTAAATTTAGCCAGTAATGACTACCTTGGCATTGCTAGTGATGAAAGCCTTAGGCAAAGCTTTTTAGAGCAAATCGCTTATAAAAATATCTTTTTTGGCGCAGGGGCTAGCAGGCTGATTTATAGCGCAGGCGATGAGTACGAGAGCTTGGAGAGCTGGTTTAATGAAAGGTTTGCTAACAAAAAAGCTCTTATTTTTAACTCCGGTTACTCGGCAAATTTTACTTTTATTTCGTGTTTTGGGGGCGCTGATACTTTATTTTTAGCTGATAAGCTAGTCCATGCTTCTATGATAGATGCGTTAAAAAGCGCAAACTTTAAACGCTTTAAGCACAATGACGCAAATGATCTAGCAAGGCTTTTGGAGCAAAATAAAGATAAATATAAACAAATCATCGTGCTTTGTGAGAGCCTTTATAGCATGGATGGAGATTATGCGCCTTTAATCCAGTTTAGAAAGCTTTGCGATAGTTTTGGAGCTTTGCTTTATGTAGATGAGGCGCATAGCTTTTTTGCTCTAAATGAGCTTGGAGAGTGCGAGGCTAGTGGCGTTAGAGCGGATTTTATGCTCTTTACTCTTAGCAAGGCAGTCGGCGGATATGGGGCTGTGCTTTTAGCAGATGAGATGACAAGAGATTTTTTAATCAACAAAGCAAGGGCTTTGATTTACAGCACAGCAATAGCCCCTGTAAATGCTGCGTGGGCAAACTTCGTGCTAAATACCGATTTTAGCTCTAGGCGTGAAAATCTGCGTAAAAATATAGAATTCCTAGCTCTTTCGCGCTCACAGATTGCGCCTTTTATTTGTAAGAGTTCTGCTATTGCGCTAAATCTTAGCAAAAGGCTATTAGAATGTGGATATTTCATCCCAGCTCTGCGGCCGCCAACAGTAAAAGAACCACGACTTCGCATAAGTCTGCGTGCTGATATAGAAACTTGCAAATTGGTTAAACTTAAAGAGATTTTAAATGAAATATGA
- a CDS encoding pimeloyl-ACP methyl esterase BioG family protein, producing the protein MKYELIKKSPKMIIAFLGYSFLPKSLAHLELGEYGLGVVYEYSELSFDKLEFSKLLGEQNYLFAFSMGVAVANRFCADFSFKKSVAMNGSNAGIDAQKGISSSDFKASIDSFDFEGFKRLCFLGELKKVNFAFNAKAKAELERLYSYFSSEKKLGSPRIWDKMILSKKDKVFANGAILAENEFKNLESINAPHFGLFYYKTWEQIFEI; encoded by the coding sequence ATGAAATATGAGCTTATCAAAAAATCGCCAAAAATGATAATTGCCTTTTTGGGATATTCTTTTTTGCCAAAAAGCCTAGCGCATTTAGAGCTTGGCGAGTATGGTCTAGGCGTGGTTTATGAGTATAGCGAGCTTAGCTTTGATAAATTAGAGTTCTCAAAGCTACTTGGAGAGCAAAATTATCTTTTTGCCTTTTCTATGGGCGTGGCGGTGGCAAATCGTTTTTGTGCTGATTTTAGCTTTAAAAAATCTGTGGCGATGAACGGCTCAAATGCTGGTATAGACGCACAAAAGGGAATTTCTAGCAGTGATTTTAAAGCTAGCATTGATAGCTTTGATTTTGAGGGCTTTAAAAGGCTGTGTTTTTTGGGCGAGTTAAAAAAGGTAAACTTTGCTTTTAATGCTAAAGCAAAGGCTGAGCTAGAAAGGCTTTATTCTTATTTTTCTAGTGAAAAAAAACTAGGGAGTCCTAGAATTTGGGATAAAATGATACTCTCAAAAAAAGATAAAGTCTTTGCTAACGGGGCTATTTTAGCTGAAAATGAGTTTAAAAACTTAGAGAGTATTAACGCCCCACATTTTGGGCTGTTTTATTACAAAACTTGGGAGCAGATTTTTGAGATTTGA
- a CDS encoding methyltransferase domain-containing protein, producing MRFENARNYDEFAQAQNWAAKSLVSLIETFRGEFGLVYEIGCGSGLLTKVLLERLEIEHLSLNDLYESQIMNGFHSQIGDICQIEMPKGLDLVVSSSVFQWTNPLEVLAFRIQQALKKGGICAFAMLSEGSLNELSSYTKQGLNYLAPEQIEHIFSKYFDVLAMRTSSYTSQFSSLKELLVSLKETGVNNIKGSFVLNKASLAGLEAHFNGLYELSYNYTFLVAQKG from the coding sequence TTGAGATTTGAAAATGCTAGAAACTACGATGAGTTCGCACAAGCACAAAACTGGGCAGCAAAAAGCCTAGTAAGCTTAATTGAAACTTTTAGGGGCGAGTTTGGCTTAGTATATGAAATAGGCTGTGGTTCTGGACTGCTTACAAAGGTGCTGCTTGAAAGGCTTGAGATAGAGCACCTTAGCCTAAATGACCTTTATGAAAGCCAGATAATGAACGGATTTCATTCACAAATCGGCGATATTTGCCAGATAGAAATGCCAAAGGGGCTTGATCTTGTCGTATCTAGCTCGGTTTTTCAGTGGACCAACCCCCTTGAAGTGCTAGCTTTTCGCATACAGCAGGCTTTAAAAAAAGGCGGAATTTGCGCTTTTGCCATGCTTAGCGAGGGTTCACTAAATGAACTTAGCTCATATACAAAGCAAGGGCTAAACTACCTAGCCCCAGAGCAGATAGAGCATATTTTTAGCAAGTATTTTGATGTGCTAGCTATGCGAACTTCTAGCTATACAAGCCAGTTTAGCTCGCTAAAAGAGCTGCTTGTCAGTCTAAAAGAAACTGGCGTAAATAATATAAAAGGCAGTTTTGTGCTAAATAAAGCTAGTCTTGCAGGGCTTGAGGCGCATTTTAATGGGCTTTATGAACTAAGCTATAATTACACTTTTTTAGTGGCGCAAAAGGGGTGA
- a CDS encoding HIT family protein, with the protein MIFENEIFYAEFESSEVPWIKLFAKRKCTEISDLEDFEQEAIFKASLLCERALREFYKPDKINWASFANYVPQVHIHIQARFKDDSYFPESLWGKKQRQGAKRDLRLEEFKKFLKQQFAREF; encoded by the coding sequence ATGATATTTGAAAATGAGATATTTTACGCAGAGTTTGAGAGTAGCGAAGTGCCGTGGATAAAGCTCTTTGCTAAGCGCAAATGCACTGAAATAAGCGATTTAGAGGACTTTGAGCAAGAGGCGATTTTTAAAGCATCTTTGCTTTGCGAGAGGGCATTAAGGGAATTTTACAAGCCTGATAAGATTAACTGGGCGAGCTTTGCAAACTATGTGCCACAGGTGCATATTCATATCCAGGCTAGATTTAAGGATGATAGCTACTTTCCAGAGAGTTTGTGGGGCAAAAAGCAAAGGCAAGGAGCAAAGCGTGATTTGCGCCTAGAAGAGTTTAAGAAGTTTTTAAAACAGCAGTTTGCTAGGGAATTTTAG
- a CDS encoding DUF234 domain-containing protein, giving the protein MEFYFVFEGLDFSTHYSDLKEAINYEILGKITELKALFANLSKDANKLAQRLALSSRSLKGLKDPRFRRAFNELKSAGIIKVEKSLETKPTPLFGEKLRREIRRHLISDKAHFSKNFYRFYFAFIAPKIEQISEFSNKDKEQFLSSLKLERFFCLPFELVCADFLSHKLGVMRPSISSYWDKDCEIDILVQSGSFCLAAEVKYKEHIVSKKLLNELVAKCEKVGIKPDFYALFSKSGFSGELINLAKKSPNLLLFELNDFKDIL; this is encoded by the coding sequence TTGGAGTTTTATTTTGTCTTTGAAGGGCTTGATTTTAGCACGCATTACAGCGATCTAAAAGAGGCGATAAACTATGAAATTTTGGGCAAAATAACTGAGCTTAAAGCTCTTTTTGCTAACCTTAGCAAGGATGCTAATAAACTAGCGCAGAGGCTAGCACTTAGCAGCAGGTCGCTAAAAGGGCTAAAAGATCCACGCTTTCGCAGGGCCTTTAACGAGCTAAAAAGCGCTGGTATTATAAAGGTAGAAAAATCGCTTGAAACAAAGCCCACACCGCTTTTTGGAGAAAAGCTTAGACGTGAGATTAGAAGGCATTTAATCAGCGATAAAGCACATTTTAGCAAGAACTTTTACCGCTTTTATTTTGCCTTTATCGCCCCAAAAATAGAGCAAATCAGCGAGTTTAGCAATAAGGATAAAGAGCAGTTTTTGTCTAGCCTTAAGCTTGAGCGCTTTTTTTGTCTGCCTTTTGAGCTAGTTTGCGCTGATTTTTTAAGCCACAAGCTAGGCGTGATGAGACCCAGCATTTCTAGCTACTGGGATAAAGACTGCGAGATTGATATACTAGTGCAGAGCGGTTCTTTTTGCCTTGCTGCTGAGGTAAAATACAAAGAGCATATAGTTAGCAAAAAGCTTTTAAACGAGCTAGTAGCAAAGTGCGAAAAAGTAGGAATTAAGCCTGATTTTTACGCACTTTTTAGCAAAAGTGGCTTTTCAGGCGAGCTAATAAATCTAGCCAAAAAAAGCCCAAATTTGCTACTTTTTGAGCTAAATGATTTTAAGGATATTTTATGA
- a CDS encoding sensor histidine kinase, whose protein sequence is MSNDIKNTLESLIEQTYKVEREYKSLSASYENMQKFVKEIVESLGAALWVVDKSGNIVIQNTLASSLGAVFSCINLGLKSQEIEQNASVYAVKITKSGEHSVILATDISAEKRSARLVSMGAVAAHLSHEIRNPIGAVALLTSTLLKRSDAKNRPLIEEIQRSLSRVERIIKATLLFTKGVRITPQNFALSELKAACQNAIKSYDYSKEIEFNFSGFDGEICADFDLLDLVFSNFIFNAIDAIESSDDESGEISIKHSFDGASHDFEISDSGVGIDPKVIYEPFKTTKLKGNGLGLALSIEIINAHKGSLALQKEPKIFTISLPK, encoded by the coding sequence ATGAGTAATGATATTAAAAACACGCTTGAGAGCCTGATAGAACAAACTTACAAGGTAGAAAGAGAATACAAAAGCCTAAGCGCTAGCTATGAAAATATGCAAAAGTTTGTTAAAGAGATCGTAGAAAGTCTTGGTGCTGCGCTGTGGGTGGTGGATAAAAGCGGAAATATAGTGATCCAAAACACGCTAGCAAGCTCACTGGGTGCTGTTTTTAGCTGTATAAATCTGGGGCTAAAAAGCCAAGAAATAGAGCAAAACGCTAGCGTCTATGCTGTAAAAATCACCAAAAGCGGCGAGCACAGCGTAATTTTAGCCACTGATATAAGCGCAGAAAAGCGTAGCGCAAGACTAGTATCAATGGGGGCAGTGGCTGCGCACCTAAGCCACGAGATAAGAAATCCAATAGGCGCAGTAGCCCTACTAACAAGCACTCTATTAAAGCGCAGCGATGCTAAAAACCGCCCCTTAATAGAAGAAATCCAGCGCTCACTAAGTCGCGTGGAGCGGATCATAAAAGCTACTTTGCTTTTTACAAAAGGCGTTAGAATCACGCCACAAAACTTCGCTCTAAGCGAGCTAAAAGCAGCCTGCCAAAACGCTATAAAAAGCTATGATTATAGCAAAGAAATTGAGTTTAATTTTAGCGGTTTTGATGGGGAAATTTGCGCTGATTTTGATCTTTTAGACCTTGTTTTTAGCAATTTTATATTTAACGCAATTGATGCTATTGAAAGCAGTGATGATGAGAGCGGAGAGATTAGCATAAAACATAGTTTTGATGGGGCTAGTCACGACTTTGAGATCAGCGATAGTGGCGTAGGGATTGATCCAAAGGTAATTTACGAGCCATTTAAGACCACAAAACTTAAAGGCAATGGACTAGGACTTGCGCTAAGTATTGAGATAATTAACGCTCATAAAGGTTCTCTAGCACTGCAAAAAGAGCCAAAAATTTTTACAATTTCTTTGCCAAAATAG
- a CDS encoding response regulator transcription factor encodes MNRILILEDEPALNEMMCDFLEGEGYKVTSCASYDEAVGLASKGFDLFIFDVKIIGGNGFELLRELRESGIKTPCIFTTSLNTTDDVQKGFSSGCDDYLKKPFELRELLVRVQNVLRRVFGGSLIKLNNELSFDALQKRVLRGNEPVDITKKECDLLALFVANSGKTVTRDEIYTHLWGYDEPSEMSLRVYIRKLRILLGNERIISHSKVGYEFVPFA; translated from the coding sequence ATGAATAGAATTCTTATTCTTGAAGACGAGCCAGCATTAAATGAAATGATGTGTGATTTTTTAGAAGGTGAGGGCTATAAAGTAACGAGCTGTGCTAGCTATGATGAGGCAGTAGGGCTTGCTTCAAAGGGCTTTGACCTTTTTATTTTTGATGTAAAAATCATCGGCGGCAACGGCTTTGAGCTTTTGCGCGAACTAAGAGAGAGCGGGATAAAAACGCCTTGTATTTTCACAACCTCTCTAAATACCACAGATGATGTCCAAAAGGGCTTTAGTTCAGGTTGTGATGACTATCTTAAAAAGCCTTTTGAGCTGCGTGAGTTGCTTGTGCGTGTGCAAAATGTCTTGCGCAGGGTTTTTGGAGGCTCGCTAATCAAGCTAAATAACGAGCTTAGCTTTGATGCCTTGCAAAAGCGAGTATTGCGTGGTAATGAGCCAGTTGATATCACTAAAAAAGAGTGCGATTTGCTAGCACTTTTTGTAGCAAATAGTGGCAAAACCGTAACTAGAGATGAGATTTACACGCATCTTTGGGGCTATGATGAGCCAAGCGAGATGAGTCTTAGAGTTTATATCCGCAAACTACGCATTTTGCTAGGCAATGAAAGGATTATTTCGCACTCAAAGGTGGGATACGAGTTCGTGCCTTTTGCATAA